caagaaaaagacCCTACCTACAGCCATAGGCACCAGGCCCTGGCAACTGAGAGGCAGACACACTAGGCGTCAGTCAATGACAGGGTAGCCCAGCCAAGCACGCTCTTGGCCAGTATGAAGTCTGTAGGCTCTCCCAGCCATGGCCAATGAGACGCAGATTGCTAGAAAACTCCCGAACACAGCTAGTGGGAGCGAGTAGCCAGCTAAGTGTCTGTCTGGCCGGGGAGCAGATCCACGCCCGCAGCGGCTGCTGGAGCCCAGGCCAATCAGACACAGCCTCGTGCCGGGCGCTAGCTGCTTGGGCCAATGAAATGCTTCGCTGTGGCCACGCGGGAAACGCCGCCGAGAAACGCGGTGGCTCGCGCCCTGCGAGCCTAGGAAGCTGCGGGTGGCGCGCCCGGCCTGTTCGGCTCCCCCGCCGCCTCCCTGCTCTTCTTCCGAGGCGGCTTCTGGATAGGGGTCTTCTTCCGAGGGGTCTCGGGCGCAGACGGAGCCGTCGCTGCCTTCTCGGGCGCCGTGGCCTCCGACGCCGGGGACGCGCGGACCGTCGAGGCGGGGAGCACGGAGCGCTTGGCCTTCTGCGGCGGCGGCGGCTTCTCCCGCGGTCCCGGCGGCCCCTCGGCGCGGCCCAGGCTGCGAGTCTTGTCGCGCAGCTCGGCTGCCAGCATGGAGGCGGCCTCGGGCGCACTTCGCGGGGGGCCACCCGCGTCCGTGGGCTCCGAGAGACCCGGCCCGCGGCCGCGGGCTCGGGCCCGGGGCGGCGAGGGTGCAGCCGGGGCGGGGACCTCCTCGCTTGGGCCTGGTGGCTGCACCGACGTGTTGCTGGGGGTCCGTTTCCTCCCGCTAGGGCTCGGCGCAGCCATGCGGCCTGCGGGCGGTGGCGATGGGGCAGCGGTGGCGGCGCCCTGCTTGCCGTGGATCCAGGACACCTTCGGCTTGGTGGCAGGGTCGGGTGGCGGCGGTTTCCTGCGCTCGGGCGATGGAGACAGTGACAAGCCCCCAGCCTCACCTCGGGCCCGGGCCGGCCGGGCCTCGCGCCGGGCCACACGCGCGTACAGCGCTCCTCCTGGCCCCTCCACGCTGGACGCCGAGCGCTCGCTGTCTGAGGATGCAGGGAGGGCGGCTGCCTCCTCCGCGGGCGCTGAGGTGCTCGTGGGCGCTAGGGACGCAGCGGGCACCTCAGTCAGTGCGGCAGGAGCTTCTGAGTCTCGGCTCTCAGTCGCCTCTAACAAGGGAAGGACAGGCAGTCACAACATCCAAGAATAGCGCGTGGATACAACCTCCACACGTCCACACGTGACCCTCCCCCCTCGGCCGAGGCCCAGCTGTCTCTGTGTGGTCCCGACATTCAGGCATGCCAGCTGCTTCCATTGCATTACCATGAACTTAGTGGGAACCCCCAGGGTGTGAGCTGACTGCTGGGAAATGAGGGATACTTTTTCAGGGCTCAGGCTCCAGACTTTGTGCCCTTCCCCCACCATACTCCAGTCTCAGGGCCACAGCCATCCAACTTTAAGCTGCTTCATGTCCTTTAAGAAGTAAGGTTTCTGATGTTGAGGGAATAGTCACTTGCTCAAGGTCACGTACTGGCACCAAAGTAGAAGAGGCCAGTTCCTTCCCACTAGCTATactgtttctgtctcctctgccatTCCCTGTCCAGGTCCAGTCCCAGAAGTTAATATGGCTGACTAGAAGCAAGAGATTTCACCCCAGCAGAGCAGAAGCGCTCAACTTTTTGCTGGAGGCCTGTGACTACAGCTCCTACGTCTTGGTCTCTTGGTGCCCTGATTCCATTACCACCACCTCCAACATAGAGAGCAAGGCCTTTCACTGTTCCGGAGGGATATGCACGCAGGACCACTCACCCTCGTGGGGCACACAGTACACGGGGCCTTCATCTGTGCTGTCAAAGGACGAGAAGGAAGCCCTGGAGGACCATGATGGAGAGGGCTGCTCCAGCCCTGAGGGTGGCTCCAGGAAACTGCAGTTGAGTGTGTTGTCTAGGTCATGATGAGCCactgaaaaaaaaggagaagcagaGTTGCTAGGGATGCTGCCTTTTCCCAGTCTGTACCTTTAAGTACCTAATGTGAATGGTGTGGTCATGACTGCGGGTGGGACATGAGGTTCAACTGAGTCACTTTAGCTCAGGGCTGAAGGATGGCAGCAAGCAAACCCAGGAAGAAGACATACGAAAGAAGCTGGCATGGTGGTGCCACCTGTAACCCAGTGCTTGAGGGTCAGAGGGAGGAGGGTCACTGTGAGCTTgagactagcctaggctacacagctgAGTTATgggaccctgtatcaaaaaaggaacaaaaaaaaaaaaaaacgggctgaggaatggctaagagcactggctgctcttccagaggacctggatgaTTCCATTCCCGGACCCTCATGGTAGCTCgtaccatctataactccagttccagaggatctgatgtcctcttcggGCCTCCACAGGCAACAAGTGTAcaagtggtgcacacacacatgagggcAAAATGCCTTACAcataaaacaagtaaaagaatttttaaagacagCTAGGGAGCTGAAAAAGGAGACTAAGTGTACAGAAAACCATAGAGACCCTAGCACATGTGGCCAGGAAAGCCCCCCATGTTCTCCAACCAACTCCCAACTCAGCCTGCTGGGACCTGGCCTAGAGGACTCCAGAGTTCAAATGGACAGGGGCAAGACAAGTGCTGGGCTCTGGCTTTCCTGATGCCTGTGTCCGTAGGAGTTCTGCTGCTAGAATAAACCAAAGCATTTTTCAGCTGTCCCCTTGACCTAAGAGACTGATTGTCCCCATCAATCTTCAGAAAGAAGTTGCCTAAAGGAAGGAACCACCTACTTGCCTGTCATCACATTGAACATCTACTAGAGACTCTGCAGTGGACCAGCCTGCCCTTCCCCAGGAAGGGTTCCAGTAACTGTGGGGAGCCAACCAAACTGTTGGGTGTGCTtcatcatatacacatatatgtctcCTGTAGCTCTGCACTTCAATGTAGGGCAGACACCTACAGATCAGGTGGCTGCCACGCAATCACTCATGGATTCCCATGCCTCCTGCATACCCCCCAACATCTGCCCACAAATCTAGCACTACTTCCTTCCCCTACAGCCTCTCCCATAGCAGCATCCGTCCTTACTTTACCCCCACTTCTACACGGAGTCTTGTACCCCTGTACACCATTTTCTAGAAACTCCAAGTCCCAGAGCCTATAGTCTCACCTACGACTTTGGGCAGCTTCTGTCTGCGAAGCGGGATTCGGGGCAGCTTCATGCTGATGCGGCTGAAGCTCCCGCAAAGGCGTTGAggtgccttcttccttcccagcgAGAGTTCCCTGCGGGGGCGGGGCCTGAGCGAAGGGGCGGGGCGGGACTGGGAGGGGAGGTTCAGTCTCGGTAGGAACAGAAAGGGGAcggcaggaagaaagagagggctgCGCCCTGCCCCGGGGGTGAGGTCTGGATTCGAGAAGCACACCCTGTCACTGAGAGCGTGCGACCTAAACCAAGCGGTGGGTGGGGGCTGGCTTGGGGCCTCACCGGCGGGCCGGATCCTTGCCCCGACAGGCGCAGCAGCAGCCGAGCAGCGAGAGCAGCAGGCCGAGGAGCAGCGTGAGCAGCGCGCCGGCGCCCATCACACCTTTGCGCTGATTGGTCTCTGTGGGGAGCAGCGGCTCAGCGCAGGATCACGCACCCCACTTCATTCCCTGGCCCGACGTTCTTCACCCACTCACCCAGGTGGCAGGCACCGGTGACCGGGTCGCATGATTCCTCATGACAGCTGCAAGTCTGGGCGCAGTCCACGCCATGGAGCCCGGCCGGGCACGTTATATTACAGCTGCAAAGTTTTGAGGTCAAGGAGGGCCGCGGTGGCTCTCCAGAATGCCTCCTTCTCCTGCACCGGCCGCCACTGACCGCTGATCCCGGGTGCTCTAGTTCTCTAGAGGCTGAAACCCACCCCCACCCGAGGGCGGGCACTCACTTGATAACCACTGTTtggaaacgtgtgtgtgtgtgtgtgtgtgtgtgtgtgtgtacgagcgTGCCCTCGCGCGCACGTGCGTGCTTTCTGCAGGAGGAAGTCTGAAGGATGAGGCGTGGTTACCAGGGACTGACAGTTGTGTGAGTGGAAAATAGAGATCCCAGTTCAGACCACTGACTCGCTCTACACCCTATCTGTTTACATCAGGATGCCTTTTGGCCAGATTGCAGTCTGAGGGCAGGCTCCAAATCAGATACTGCCCTAAAGTGCTTGCTGACACTCCCTGGAGTATGGGTCCCTGAGGTCTGGCTGGAGGCCCTAGTGTAGGGTACGAATTCCCTATCCCTCTCCAGGGCCCTACTCACTGAGGTCCGTGAACACCAGGGCTGCAAAGGCAGCGCCCAGACTGGAAGTCACAGTGGCCGCTGCCGCAGTCAGAGCACACGAAGGCACAGTCCTCACCGTAAGTACCATTACTGCACTTGGTCTCGCACCTTGGTATAAAGACAGGAGGTGTGAGTTGAAATGTGAGCCAAAGGCCACAGACCTACAGAACCCACCGTGCAGGGACTGTGTGGGAACCAGGACCAGGAAGCTGCGTGTCTGGGCCGAAATAAGCGCGGGCTGCTCACCGGTCGCCAATCCAGCCCGCATTGCAGCGCGTACACTTGCCAGTGACATGGTTGCAGGCGTGCCCGTCGCGGCAGGGTGGACAGCGGTGGCCGCAACCCTCGCCATAGAAACCGGTGGCGCAGGGTTGGTCACATTTGGTTCCGTTCCAGCCGGGTTCGCATGTCACACAACGACCATCGGCTACAGTGCAGGGCTGCTGGCCCTTGCACTGGCCACATCTAGGGAAGGGTCAGGAAGCTGAGCCGGATGGAGCTCTACCTCACCCCCTCCGCCTTCCAGCTACCTACCGGGCCCCTAGGCTTACCTCCGGCGACAGCCCAGGCCATAGAAGCCAGCGGGGCATGGCTCGCGACAATACTTGCCCCGGTAGCCCGAATCGCAGGCGCACGTGCCGTCCACCGGGTGGCACCGACCACGGAAGCACTGGCAATAGCGATCACAGCGTGCGCCGAACGTGTGCTCGCGACACTGGCAGCGGCCGCTCTGCTGCTCGCAGGGCGACGAGTTGCAGGCACACTGGTTGTTACAGCTGCGGCCCCACCAGCCCGCGTGGCACAGGCAGGCGCCGGTCTGTGGATCGCACCGTGATGTAGCGCTGCAGTAGCATGCGCTAGCGCATTGCGCACCCCACCAGCCTGGCTCGCAGCGGCACGCGCCGCTCCGCGGGTGGCACGTGCCATGCTGGCACTGGCACGCATGCTCGCAGCGCGCACCCCAGCGGCGCGCGTGACACGTACACTGTCCGGTCACGTCCTCGCACTGTCCGTGAGGGTGACAGCTGCACCTCTCCTTGCAGTCGGGGCCCCAGAACTGGCGCGGGCACTCTGCAAGAACCCGGGGGGGGGGCGAGGCGATAACTTAGTTGTTAGCCTGCATACACCCCatcctctgctctgccatagCCAGCCGCCCAAAGCCAATCTAGCCCCAATCTGCCTCCTTGTAATCTCTCTAGTTTCCCTTCAAGCTGTCCAACACCCAACCCCACCTAGCCCCGCGCTCACTAGTGTCGCAGTTGGCACCAAAGTAGCCATGACGGCAGCGGCACTCTCCTGGCCGCACGCACACCTCGTTTTCTGAGCACGTAGAATTTCCTTCACACACGGCTGCAAATAAGAAGGGCTGAGCTACAGCACTCTTTCCACCtccaccctgcccctcccccgcctGCCCAGGACCCCAGAAAGCCCCACTCACCGATCCCACACTCATCCCCCAACTGCCTCCAGCCAGCGCAGCACGTGAGCACCTGGGAACTTGAAGCAGAGGACGTCTGAGTCCGAAGCCCTTTCCCCTACACTCCTTCCCCAGCTTTCATGGTGTCCTGCCTTAGGGAGGTGCTTGGATACCCATGCCTGCGGCGGTCAGACAGTCAAAACTAACACTTCGCCGCCCCAGAATTCTGGCTCATACAAAAGGAGCAAAGAACACGACACCAAGAGCTCGCCTCCAAGAACTGTCATCTACGGGATAGGGTGGGGGAatgggggatggggggtggggagggctccTCCTTCCCATCAGCCTCAAGGATAAGAAATCGGACATAGTGAGGCCAAGAAGGGGCCACTGTGAGCAGGAGTAGGGAGCCACCTGCATCTCACGATTTTTTGAAGGTCTAGCACGTTTCTCAGGGTTGGGGGCCTAGCCAGATGGGTGTTAGGGATCCAAATGTGACATGACTACGATGGCACCATTGCCAGATGGGCCTGAGGGCACGTGGGGCTAAAACCCAGGGTGGCAGAGCATCCTTGAGGAGAGGATGGCGCCAGTATAGACCCTGCAGAGTTCCCCGGGAGGGGTTTACTGGAGGCAGACACCTGGGAACCTTGCCCAGGGAACCACACATAGGAGTCAAAGTAAACTGAGGCCCAGCGCCTTCCAACGGCAGGCGGACTGGAGTATCTAGTTGTATTTAATGTTTTACTCTTGTTTATTTGACCTTACAAAGTGCATGCTATGTCTGTTTTTCAGGGGACTTCTGCTGACGGCGAAACGTTGAGCTACACCCCAGAATTTCTGACTGCATCGTTTCAGGGTGGTTCATCCTGGAAAGGCCTCTGGTGTGAAAGCCCTGTCAAGTGAAGCTAGGGAGGGTGCCTTGGAATTGACTTTGGGTGTACCCATTACAGTAGAAGGGGCAGTCGCTGAAGCCATAGCTCCCCAGAGCCTCCTGAGCTCCAGAGTTTTACCTCCATCCTACAGAAATGTAACATCCATGtgcagtttagagaaaacaaatGTGCTTCCTCTGAGGCTAGGGAATTTAGAATCCTGCAGGGTCTGGGGGCAGGTTAAAAGGAAAGCCCACACTGCCCCCAGACCAGTTTGGGGGTAATAGCCATATTGTAGATACAATCTAGCTGCCTCAAAAGGCCCTGTGCCCAGCCAAAGAGTTCTCCCCCAGATCAAAGTTGGGTCCTTAGGGACAGGGCTCATAAAACCTTAAACTAGGGGAATGGGCTTTGCATATTTCCACAGACACAAGTGTAAACCACAGAAAACGAAACATGCCTGTTTTTGTTGTCCACATTGCCCACCCACCTTGCCCCAGGGATGCCAAGGATCCCTTCTCAGAGAGACCAGGGTCCAAAGGCCCATGTCTCACCTCCACCTGGCTCTAGACCAGACTCTCCAGATAGCGCTTCTTCACAATTGCCAGGTGGCCTGGTGGGAGCCCAGAAACACTCGGTCCTGTCCTCCCCGCCTGGCCTAGTACACGGTTCTGTGCTTGGGAGTCTGGATCTAGGGCCACACTCAATGGTGTTTAGAGATGGGTCAGCATATGTGGGAAAGCAGACTGCAGTaaccagcaaacagcaagcatCTTAACTTTCCTCTGGTCAGATCCCTGggtcccattttttaaaacaaacaagcatgcaaacatacattTATCTCCCtccacctgtgtgtgtgagagagagagagacagagagagagcatatAAACCACTTTGTGCATGTGGAGATTGGGGACAACTGTGGAGATCAgtgttctccttccaccacgagGGTTCTGGCGATTGGACTCAGCTCATCATCCTTGGTGGCATATTCCTTTACACACAGTCCAGCAGCTTCAAGTCCCACTGTTTAGTTAAAGAACCTGcagctagccgggcagtggtggcgcacacctttaatccaagcacttgggaggcagaggcaggcgaatctctgtgagttcgaggccagcctggtctacaagagctagttccaggacaggttccaaagctacagagaaaccctgtctccaaaaacaaaaacataaacaaaaccctgcagctcagaGAAGTTCCTTGTCTGCGCAGGGCAATTCACAGTAACGGGAGCAGGCTACTGGTACGGAGGCCTTTGACTACAGCTAGCAGCAGACCCAAGCCCATTCCTGTTCACCAAGACAAGCGTCGTCATTCTAGCAGGGATCATCACTGCAGACTAGGGTGGCTGTCGGAGTGAGCACTACCTTGACGAATCAGAAGTGTGCTACAGATCAATGCTCTGGAGGCCACTACCATTGCTGTGTGGCAACCAGCTCATTTCCCCCACTTTAGAGCCCTCTCATTAGATCTATAGCTGTCCCTGGTCACTCCAAGATCCAAGCAAGAAAGCTTCTGCCGCTACTCCTCCTCTGGGTTCCCACATGTCTGGCTCTCCTCTTGCCCCCAGACATGGCTCTTCTCTGTCCTGTTCATGCCAGCTTCTCCAGGGAGCTCTCCCAGTCCCCACCAGGTAAAGAGTCATGCTATGGGATCTGCTCCAGTGTGGCCTGCCCCCTCAAAGCTAGATTCGTTAATGCAGCTGCCCACTGGATGACATCACAACCCAGAGAGCTCAGGAGTGTCAAGAGCCAGCCTCCTCTGtattctgtctcctctgcctcagGTGGCCTCTGCCCCTCCCATGCTTGCCATGCTGTGAAGCTGAGACCATGCTCACACCAGACTAAGAAGTAGGtctgctctctcttccagcctccagagagcCACCTTTCATCTCCTAACTAGCTCATCCCCTGCCTCAGAGCGCATCCTTACCTGGTTAGGTGTCCCCTCTAAGAAAAGCGGCCTCATTTTTAGAGCACTGGACACACCTCCTGTGCACCCCCTCGCACGCCCCTCACACCCAGCATCTGAAGGGCTTCCAAGGAACCTTCTAGAAGGGGGAGGGGTGTAGGGTGAGCTGTGCCTCAAATACCTTCAGGACTGCCTCCTCTCCTGTAAGCCTGGTGGGTCTCCCCTGATCATGCTAAAGGAAAGGCACTCCCAACTCAATAACCACTTGGTACACAGACACTGGACGCTGGGGCAGAGCCCCTGCACTAACAGGCCCAGCACAGCGTGCACATGATGTACTGGCTGAGCTCGCACCTCTTCCTTCTGGACCTTTTTCGATATAACCACAAGGATGGTCCAGACTCGGGCGGGTACAGTCCAGAGACAGTTCTTCCCACAAACACTCAACACACAGTCACGGCAACCTACCCCCCAACTCCAGCACCAGGAGCTGAAGTCCATCCAACACTGCTTAACGGAGATGGAGAAAGACCCAGAAAATTCAAGTATTTGTTAAACCCAGACAGCCGGGCAGTGTGTCGCCAGGGTATGAAGGCAATTCCATCGCGGCTGTGTGTTACCGGAACAGCCCACCTCCTGCTGAGATCGGTCGGCGGGAATATTGGAGGCCAAGGGCTCCCCCACTCCAGCTTCACCCACCACCCGAGCCCGCCCGTCGGAGGAGGAGAAGGCCTGGTGCGGGCTGACCGCCCTCCCCAGGCACCgccccgcctgcctctgccgctaCATTCCTGGGGCCGGGGAGGCCcgggaggaggcggcggcggcgatGCGAAGCAGATGGCTAGCCAGGCGGGCCCCCGCCTCCGAGGCGGGGCTCACAGTCGGGAGTGGTCTGCCGCATCTCGATCCGATTTCGGAAACCGCGAGGTCAACTTGCAGCCCCCTGTCTACTTTGACCCTCCGAAACCCTGGCTGACGTTTCTCACCCCCGGGGGACCTTAGACCCAGAGCGCAATCGGGGGCCCCAGCCTGGAGTGTCAATGCAGTCTCCCCAGCACCCGCAGAGGGCCCCACCGCGGGTTCCTCGGCTCTGTGCAGAGATGACTTGAGTGCGTCGTGGATCGGACCAGCCGACAGGTCCCTGAGCTTCTGCGCCGACTCCGCGGCGTCGCTCTTCACCCTCGGCACAGGCTCCGGGCTCCTCGGCCTCTGGCTGGGCCTGTCCCACACCGGCTTCCCCAGCAAGATCCGCTCAGACACCCACCTCCGCGCACCCAGTGTCCGCCCTAGGCGCCCACAGGGGTTCCCATGTCCTCCCACCGTGCGTCCATCATTGTCCTCACCACTCCAGTTTCTGGTCCAACGTGAGGTCCCGGCTTTTCGGTGCTCACTTCCACCACCATCCTCCTCCCACTCCGCGCCCAA
This genomic stretch from Microtus ochrogaster isolate Prairie Vole_2 unplaced genomic scaffold, MicOch1.0 UNK68, whole genome shotgun sequence harbors:
- the Scarf2 gene encoding scavenger receptor class F member 2; its protein translation is MEGAGSRGAGPARCQGARGPPPLLLLLWLLPALSASQELNPRGRNVCRAPGSQVLTCCAGWRQLGDECGIAVCEGNSTCSENEVCVRPGECRCRHGYFGANCDTKCPRQFWGPDCKERCSCHPHGQCEDVTGQCTCHARRWGARCEHACQCQHGTCHPRSGACRCEPGWWGAQCASACYCSATSRCDPQTGACLCHAGWWGRSCNNQCACNSSPCEQQSGRCQCREHTFGARCDRYCQCFRGRCHPVDGTCACDSGYRGKYCREPCPAGFYGLGCRRRCGQCKGQQPCTVADGRCVTCEPGWNGTKCDQPCATGFYGEGCGHRCPPCRDGHACNHVTGKCTRCNAGWIGDRCETKCSNGTYGEDCAFVCSDCGSGHCDFQSGRCLCSPGVHGPHCNITCPAGLHGVDCAQTCSCHEESCDPVTGACHLETNQRKGVMGAGALLTLLLGLLLSLLGCCCACRGKDPARRELSLGRKKAPQRLCGSFSRISMKLPRIPLRRQKLPKVVVAHHDLDNTLNCSFLEPPSGLEQPSPSWSSRASFSSFDSTDEGPVYCVPHEEATESRDSEAPAALTEVPAASLAPTSTSAPAEEAAALPASSDSERSASSVEGPGGALYARVARREARPARARGEAGGLSLSPSPERRKPPPPDPATKPKVSWIHGKQGAATAAPSPPPAGRMAAPSPSGRKRTPSNTSVQPPGPSEEVPAPAAPSPPRARARGRGPGLSEPTDAGGPPRSAPEAASMLAAELRDKTRSLGRAEGPPGPREKPPPPQKAKRSVLPASTVRASPASEATAPEKAATAPSAPETPRKKTPIQKPPRKKSREAAGEPNRPGAPPAAS